In a single window of the Papaver somniferum cultivar HN1 unplaced genomic scaffold, ASM357369v1 unplaced-scaffold_57, whole genome shotgun sequence genome:
- the LOC113343205 gene encoding uncharacterized protein LOC113343205 isoform X1, with protein sequence MKVSLNQNNVKFLINQPTSLMIRALLNLRTLHKRLWVWVLIFTKLHCLVLFKRKWGWSEAQIQNAFMLHPQCMKHFEKKISMTMDYLVNQMGIARCPMILHYSLEKTFIPRLAVNRILTAKVLIKDIIFLQTILHVGKESFLGKFVSKYEQEAPEVLKNSHKKLLADVDVTAQLYKDFSGKAHHIMEPHALLASTYTLWRKEIHPTLAARNQKLLKKQCCATQVRMKEIGIPIASNAIFAIRK encoded by the exons ATGAAGGTGTCGCTCAATCAAAATAATGTCAAGTTTCTAATCAACCAACCGACATCACTGATGATAAGAGCACTGTTAAATTTAAGGACATTGCACAAGAGATTATGGGTATGGGTTTTGATCTTTACAAAACTGCATTGCTTAGTGCTATTCAAGAGGAAATGGGGTTGGTCAGAAGCTCAAATTCAAAATGCATTTATGTTACATCCTCAGTGTATGAAACACTTTGAAAAGAAGATATCGATGACAATGGATTACCTTGTGAATCAAATGGGTATTGCCAGATGCCCAATGATTTTGCATTATAGCTTGGAGAAGACGTTTATACCAAGGCTAGCTGTTAACCGAATTTTAACAGCTAAGGTTCTGATAAAGGATATAATTTTCTTACAAACAATTTTGCATGTGGGTAAGGAGTCTTTCCTAGGCAAGTTTGTCAGCAAGTATGAGCAAGAAGCTCCTGAAGTATTGAAG AACTCTCATAAGAAATTGTTGGCTGATGTTGATGTCACAGCTCAATTATACAAAGATTTCTCTGGGAAAG CACATCATATCATGGAACCTCATGCTTTGCTTGCAAGTACTTATACGCTGTGGAGAAAGGAAATTCATCCAACTCTGGCTGCTCGAAATCAGAAGTTACTGAAGAAGCAATGTTGTGCAACCCAGGTTAGAATGAAGGAGATTGGTATTCCAATTGCTTCAAATGCCATCTTTGCAATCAGAAAATAG
- the LOC113343205 gene encoding uncharacterized protein LOC113343205 isoform X2, translated as MKVSLNQNNVKFLINQPTSLMIRALLNLRTLHKRLWVWVLIFTKLHCLVLFKRKWGWSEAQIQNAFMLHPQCMKHFEKKISMTMDYLVNQMGIARCPMILHYSLEKTFIPRLAVNRILTAKVLIKDIIFLQTILHVGKESFLGKFVSKYEQEAPEVLKNSHKKLLADVDVTAQLYKDFSGKDKAFSDRFLKPYEEEAPELVKLFQDQLNIQELLLT; from the exons ATGAAGGTGTCGCTCAATCAAAATAATGTCAAGTTTCTAATCAACCAACCGACATCACTGATGATAAGAGCACTGTTAAATTTAAGGACATTGCACAAGAGATTATGGGTATGGGTTTTGATCTTTACAAAACTGCATTGCTTAGTGCTATTCAAGAGGAAATGGGGTTGGTCAGAAGCTCAAATTCAAAATGCATTTATGTTACATCCTCAGTGTATGAAACACTTTGAAAAGAAGATATCGATGACAATGGATTACCTTGTGAATCAAATGGGTATTGCCAGATGCCCAATGATTTTGCATTATAGCTTGGAGAAGACGTTTATACCAAGGCTAGCTGTTAACCGAATTTTAACAGCTAAGGTTCTGATAAAGGATATAATTTTCTTACAAACAATTTTGCATGTGGGTAAGGAGTCTTTCCTAGGCAAGTTTGTCAGCAAGTATGAGCAAGAAGCTCCTGAAGTATTGAAG AACTCTCATAAGAAATTGTTGGCTGATGTTGATGTCACAGCTCAATTATACAAAGATTTCTCTGGGAAAG ATAAGGCCTTTTCAGACAGGTTTTTGAAACCATATGAAGAAGAAGCTCCTGAATTGGTGAAGCTATTCCAAGATCAGTTGAATATCCAAGAGCTGCTTCTTACATGA
- the LOC113343200 gene encoding NAC domain-containing protein 43-like, whose amino-acid sequence MSEDMSLSVNGQSQVPPGFRFHPTEEELLHYYLKKKVAYEKIDLDVIRDVDLNKLEPWDIQVKCKIGSTPQNDWYFFSHKDKKYPTGTRTNRATAAGFWKATGRDKVIYSSFKRIGMRKTLVFYKGRAPHGQKSDWIMHEYRLDDNAVESNVSSNSLIVEGIQEEGWVVCRVFKKKNHQKSVDGPVNNNNSISSSSMMISKTQLLNSTSGSDGALDQIIHYLGRTCKQESENNTRFLRQFGRVINDGAGVISDRFMQLPALESPTTLQSSSSLHHHTSNNRILDQEMDSIVYESSIISNQSNNIDEHIYEPAGGLSDWAAMDCVVASHLNNGQSETSKQFAAACFADSSSLGGFSTSSNENQELIHHYQSPPQQHQIRQLATRPSSSMFQTSHVIDYNSEIDLWNFAAGSNRYSSSSMTDPLCSSHVSNPST is encoded by the exons ATGTCAGAAGACATGAGTTTGTCTGTTAATGGTCAGTCTCAGGTTCCTCCCGGTTTTAGGTTTCATCCTACTGAAGAAGAACTCCTGCATTACtacttgaagaagaaagttgcttATGAAAAGATTGATTTGGATGTTATTAGAGATGTTGATCTTAATAAACTCGAACCATGGGATATTCAAG tgaaatgcaaaattgGATCAACCCCACAAAATGACTGGTACTTCTTCAGTCACAAAGACAAGAAATACCCAACCGGAACTCGAACGAACCGAGCAACCGCAGCCGGCTTCTGGAAAGCTACAGGGCGTGACAAAGTGATTTACAGTAGCTTCAAAAGAATCGGTATGAGGAAAACCTTAGTCTTCTATAAAGGTAGAGCTCCTCACGGACAAAAATCAGATTGGATAATGCATGAATATAGACTCGACGACAACGCTGTTGAATCCAAC GTATCATCTAATTCATTGATCGTAGAAGGAATCCAAGAAGAAGGATGGGTGGTCTGCCGTGtattcaaaaagaaaaaccaTCAAAAATCTGTTGATGGACCAGTGAACAACAACAACTCTATCTCTTCGTCGTCAATGATGATATCAAAAACTCAATTATTGAATTCGACAAGTGGTAGTGATGGGGCTTTGGATCAGATTATTCATTATCTTGGAAGAACATGCAAACAAGAATCAGAAAATAATACAAGATTTCTTCGACAATTCGGGAGAGTTATTAATGACGGAGCTGGAGTTATCAGCGACAGATTCATGCAACTACCAGCTTTAGAAAGCCCAACTACTttacaatcatcatcatcacttcaTCATCATACCAGTAATAATAGAATTCTTGATCAAGAAATGGATAGTATAGTTTATGAATCTTCTATCATTTCAAATCAAAGTAATAACATTGATGAGCATATCTATGAACCAGCTGGTGGTTTAAGCGATTGGGCGGCTATGGACTGTGTTGTTGCTTCTCATCTCAATAATGGTCAGTCTGAAACATCAAAACAATTTGCTGCTGCTTGTTTTGCCGATTCAAGCAGTCTAGGCGGGTTTTCTACTTCTAGCAATGAAAATCAAGAACTTATTCATCATTATCAATCTCCGCCACAACAACATCAAATACGACAACTAGCAACAAGACCATCGTCGTCCATGTTTCAAACATCTCACGTCATCGACTATAACAGCGAAATCGATCTCTGGAATTTCGCAGCAGGCAGCAACAGGTATTCGTCATCATCCATGACAGACCCACTTTGCAGCAGTCATGTGTCGAATCCTTCGACATAA